The Mycolicibacterium mucogenicum DSM 44124 genomic sequence GCCAGCTTGGCCTCCAGCTCGGCGACCGTCGTTGCGCCACCCATCAGTTCGGCCTGCGCGGCGGCGATCTCCTCGGCCGTCTGCCCCTTCTGTGCCTCGGCAAGCTGACCGACCTCGTCGCGGTGCTCGATGGCGTAGTGGATCAGCTTCTCCACCGCGTACAGGTTGGCGTCACGCACCGCGGTCAGCTGGATCGGCGGCAGGTCGAAGTCGTACTCGACGCGGTTCTTGATCCGGACCGCCATGAGCGAGTCCAGACCCAGCTCGATCAGCGGGACCTCCCACGGCAGGTCCTCGGGCTCGTAACCCATGGCGCCACCGACGATGGCACCCAACCGGTCAGCGACAGTCTCACCGGAATCCGGCGACCACTTCTTGAAACCGGCGGCCAGGCCGGCACCCGCGGTCAGGTTGTCCTGCAGGATCGCGGCGTCGTCTTCGGGTTCCGGTGCGGCTGCGGCAGTTTCGGCCACCGATGCACCGACGGCGGCCGGCAGCGCCGTGCCACCCATGGCGACCGGCAGGGCCGCACCATCGCCACCGCGGGTGACGACGGCGTCGTACACCAGCGTGAAGGACTCGCCCATGCGGGCGTGCACCTGCACCGTGCCGCCACCGGGGTGCCGGGTCAGCGTGGTGACCAGGCGCGAGCCCTCACCCGGGATGGCGCGCTGCTCGAACGCGGTCAGCGCCGCATCCGGAAGCACCTGCGCCGCAGCGGCTTTCACCAGCTTGGCCAGCGCCGCAGCGTCGACCTCGCCGCGCGGGGCGTACTCCCACACGTGCCGGCCGTCCGGGGTGGCGACGTGGCTGCCCGGCTCGATGGCCGAGCTGTCGGCGGTGAAGTGCGCGTCCAGCCAGTGCGGCTTGCGCTTGAAGCGCGTCGGCGGAATCGGCGCGTAGTCGACGGCCGGGTTCTCGGCCGGCGAGAACAGCGTCCGGAAGTCCAGGTCATGGCCGTGCACGAACAGCTGCGCCATGGCGTTGGTCATCGAGTCGACCTCGTCCTGCTTGCGGGCGAGGGTCGGGATCAGCTGACCGTCATGCAGGCCGGCCGACATGGTGGTGAGCCCAACCTGCATGAGCGCCACCGGGTTCGGCGCGAGCTCGAGGAAGGTCGTGTGCCCGTTGTCGACGGCGTTGCGGATGCCGTGGGTGAAGTAGACGCTGTGGCGCAGCCCCTTCTTCCAGTAGTCGACATCGTGGATCGGCTCGGCGCCGGCCCGGATCAGCTGACCCTCGTGCACCGTCGAGTAGTAGGCCGTCTGCAGCGGGTGCGGTTCGATGCCCTGGATTTCCGCGGAGAGCTCGCCGAGCAGCGGGTCCATCTGCTGCGTGTGGCTGGCGCCCTTGGTCTGCATCTTGCGGGCGAACTTGCCCTCGGATTCGGCGCGGGCGATGATCGCGTCGACCTGCTCTGGCGGACCGCCGATGACGGTCTGGGTCGGGGCGGCGTAGACGCACACCTCGAGGCCCGGGAAGTCGGCGAAGACCGTCTTGATCTCCTCGGCCGAGTACTCGACGAGCGCCATCAGGCGGATGTACTCGCCGAACAGCATGGCCTCGCCCTCACCCATGAGGTGGGCGCGCGAGCAGATGGTGCGGGTGGCGTCGGCCAGCGACAGACCACCGGAGAAGTAGGCCGCGGCCGCCTCACCGAGCGACTGACCAACCACCGCACCGGGTTTCGCGCCGTGCGCCTTCAGCAGCTCGCCGAGCGCGATCTGCAGCGCGAAGATCACGGTCTGGACGACCTCGATGGGGTATTCGCAGGTCTCGTTGGTGTAGTCGATGGCGTCGTCGAGGATCAGCTCGACGACGGAGTAGCCGCGCTCATCCTGGATGTGCGCGTCGACCTTGTTGATCCACTCGGCGAAGATCGGATCGTTCAGGTACAGGCTCTTGCCCATCTTGCGGTGCTGCGCACCGAAACCGGCGAGCACCCACACCGGGCCGTTGGTGACCGGGCCGTCGGCGGCCAGCACCAGCGGGCTCTGCTTGCCCTCGGCCAGGGCCCGCAGACCCTTGACGGCTTCGTCGTGGTCGTGCGCGAGAACCACTGCGCGCGAACGGCCGTGGTTACGGCGCGACAGCGAGCGACCGATCGACTCCAGCGAGTAGGACCGGCCCTTCTCGCTGTCGATCCAGTCCGCCAGCTCGGCGGCAGCGGCCTTCTTGCGCGAGGTCAGGAAGCCCGAAACTGCCAGCGGCACAATGCGCTTGACCGGCTCGGCGGCTTCCAGCTCGGCGCGGCCGGCCTCGATCAGCTCCAGCGCCCGCTCGGTCAGACCGGGGAGCTCGGGCTCGTCGTCGGTCTCGTAGCCGTAGAACTCGGCGTCGCCACGCGTGTCGTTGTCGTCGTCGATGAACTCGCCGTACTCGTCCATCTTGACGCCACCGACGTAGACGGCGCCCGCGTCCGAGGCCGGCTTCTCTTCGGCCACAACCTCTTCGGGCTCGGGCTCGACGAGGTCGCTGGGCAGCACCTGACGCATGACGAGGTGCGCGTTGGCGCCACCGAAACCGAAACCGGAGACACCGGCGATGGCGTGGCCGCTGTAGCGCGGCCAGTCCGACAGCTCGGCGTTGACCTTGAGATGTTCCTTGTCGAAGTCGATGTACGGATTGGGGCCCGCGTAGTTGATCGACGCCGGCAGCTTGTCGTGGTACAGCGCCAGCGTCATCTTCGCGACGCTGGCCGCACCGGCAGCCGACTCCAGGTGTCCCACATTGGATTTCACCGCACCCAGCAGCGCCGGCTTATCGGCGGCGCGACCGCGGCCGATGACGCGGCCGAGCGCGTCGGCCTCGATCGGGTCACCCAGGATGGTGCCGGTGCCGTGCGCCTCGATGTAGTCGACGGTCTTGGGATCGATGCCAGCGTCCTTGTACGCCTTACGCAGCACCGCTTCCTGCGCGTCGGGGTTGGGGGCCAGCATGCCGTTGGAGCGGCCGTCGTGGTTGATGGCCGAACCGGCGATGATGGCGAGGATCTCGTCACCGTCGCGACGGGCGTCGGCGACGCGCTTGAGCACGACCATGCCGCCGCCCTCGGAGCGCGCGTAGCCGTCGGCGTCGGCGCTGAACGACTTGATGCGGCCGTCCGGCGCCAGGACGCCACCGACCTCGTCGAAACCGACCGTCACCATGGGGGTCACCAGGGCGTTGACGCCACCGGCGAGCACGACGTCGGCCTCACCCGACCGCAGCGCCTTGACGCCCTCGTGGATCGCGACCAGCGACGACGAACATGCGGTGTCGATGGCCATCGACGGCCCGCGGAAGTCGAAGAAGTACGACACCCGGTTGGCGATGATGCTGCTCGCGGTGCCGGTGATGGCGTACGGGTGCGTGATCGACGGGTCCGAGACCGACAGGAAGCTGTAGTCGTTGGTCGAGCTGCCGACGAACACACCGACCGACTCGCCGCGCAGCGACGACGCCGGGATACGGGCGAACTCCAGTGCCTCCCAGGTCAATTC encodes the following:
- the pks13 gene encoding polyketide synthase Pks13 (Pks13 is a key enzyme in mycolic acid biosynthesis.), which produces MTDTEDNSNEIDTSPQEGQEPARANGMSVPEMREWLRNWVANATGQPADSINESVPMVELGLASRDAVAMASDIEDLTGVTLTATVAFRHPTIESLAQVIIEGEPEEDIDAANAEDWSRDADDDAMNIAIVGLATRFPGDMNTPDEMWQALLEGRDAITDLPEGRWEEFLSEPRIAERVAKARTRGGYLSDIKGFDAEFFALAKMEADNIDPQQRMALELTWEALEFARIPASSLRGESVGVFVGSSTNDYSFLSVSDPSITHPYAITGTASSIIANRVSYFFDFRGPSMAIDTACSSSLVAIHEGVKALRSGEADVVLAGGVNALVTPMVTVGFDEVGGVLAPDGRIKSFSADADGYARSEGGGMVVLKRVADARRDGDEILAIIAGSAINHDGRSNGMLAPNPDAQEAVLRKAYKDAGIDPKTVDYIEAHGTGTILGDPIEADALGRVIGRGRAADKPALLGAVKSNVGHLESAAGAASVAKMTLALYHDKLPASINYAGPNPYIDFDKEHLKVNAELSDWPRYSGHAIAGVSGFGFGGANAHLVMRQVLPSDLVEPEPEEVVAEEKPASDAGAVYVGGVKMDEYGEFIDDDNDTRGDAEFYGYETDDEPELPGLTERALELIEAGRAELEAAEPVKRIVPLAVSGFLTSRKKAAAAELADWIDSEKGRSYSLESIGRSLSRRNHGRSRAVVLAHDHDEAVKGLRALAEGKQSPLVLAADGPVTNGPVWVLAGFGAQHRKMGKSLYLNDPIFAEWINKVDAHIQDERGYSVVELILDDAIDYTNETCEYPIEVVQTVIFALQIALGELLKAHGAKPGAVVGQSLGEAAAAYFSGGLSLADATRTICSRAHLMGEGEAMLFGEYIRLMALVEYSAEEIKTVFADFPGLEVCVYAAPTQTVIGGPPEQVDAIIARAESEGKFARKMQTKGASHTQQMDPLLGELSAEIQGIEPHPLQTAYYSTVHEGQLIRAGAEPIHDVDYWKKGLRHSVYFTHGIRNAVDNGHTTFLELAPNPVALMQVGLTTMSAGLHDGQLIPTLARKQDEVDSMTNAMAQLFVHGHDLDFRTLFSPAENPAVDYAPIPPTRFKRKPHWLDAHFTADSSAIEPGSHVATPDGRHVWEYAPRGEVDAAALAKLVKAAAAQVLPDAALTAFEQRAIPGEGSRLVTTLTRHPGGGTVQVHARMGESFTLVYDAVVTRGGDGAALPVAMGGTALPAAVGASVAETAAAAPEPEDDAAILQDNLTAGAGLAAGFKKWSPDSGETVADRLGAIVGGAMGYEPEDLPWEVPLIELGLDSLMAVRIKNRVEYDFDLPPIQLTAVRDANLYAVEKLIHYAIEHRDEVGQLAEAQKGQTAEEIAAAQAELMGGATTVAELEAKLAEAGHPLADKDDAKPAAADIATDSAAALEVPPPPTNPSGPAVPPPPTNPSGPAGPNQATAAAAAAKVLTQEAVTEALGADVPPRDAAERVTFATWAIVTGKSPGGIFNELPAVDDATATKLSERLSERAEGIVTVEQVRAAKTIEELSTIVRDQLEDGVVDGFVRTLRAPKEDGPQVPLFVFHPAGGSTVVYEPLLKRLPEDIPVYGIERVEGSIEERAAEYVPKLLEMHKGPFVLAGWSLGGALAYACAIGLKQAGADVRYVGLIDCVRPGTPIDKSQAGMRARWDRYARFAERTFNVEVPEIPYEELEKLDDEGQVKFVLDIVAQSGVQIPGGIIEHQRTSYLDNRALDTIDIQPYDGHVVLYMADRYHDDAIVFEPAYATRQPDGGWGEFAPDLEVVNIGGEHIQAIDEPYIAKVGAHMSQAINQVQAGK